From the Theobroma cacao cultivar B97-61/B2 chromosome 2, Criollo_cocoa_genome_V2, whole genome shotgun sequence genome, one window contains:
- the LOC18507216 gene encoding probable flavin-containing monooxygenase 1: MERQVAIVGSGISGLLACKYTLSKGFHPIVFESQRSVGGVWTQTLETTRLQTPKSVYQFSDFPWPSSVTDDFPNQHDVFDYVKAYAQHFDLLKHIKFNTKVAGIDYEGPPDEEMRSWSLWGGTGEPFSSKGKWKVIVEDLESLSTEIYLVDFVIICVGRFSGLPNIPEFPPNKGPEAFRGKVIHSMDYAAMDNEKAAEFIKGKRVIVVGFQKSALDIAMECTFANGVENPCTVFYRTAHWNVPDYLPWGFQLGYMYFNRFSELMVHKPGEGLLLGLLATILAPLRWSYSKFVESDIKRKLRLAKHGMVPTHSFLHDISSCLISTVPEKFYDKVEEGKIKLKKAPGFCFCHNGVLVEGEATPVGADVVILATGFKGEKKLRDIFVSQTFQDYIAGSPDAAMPLYRECIQPHIPELAVIGFSESVSNLYISEMRCRWLAELLDGTFKLPSIKEMEKDVTKWDEYRKRYSGKNYHRKCIAALHVWYNDQLCKDMGWNPRRKKGFFAELFEPYGPLDYVPSSAAS, from the exons ATGGAGAGGCAGGTGGCCATCGTTGGATCTGGTATAAGTGGCCTCCTTGCCTGTAAGTACACCTTGTCGAAAGGTTTCCATCCAATTGTTTTCGAGTCCCAAAGGAGCGTCGGAGGGGTATGGACCCAAACGCTGGAGACTACAAGGCTCCAAACTCCCAAGTCAGTTTATCAGTTCTCAGATTTTCCTTGGCCATCTTCAGTCACAGATGATTTTCCTAACCAACACGATGTCTTCGATTATGTTAAGGCGTATGCACAACATTTTGACTTGCTTAAGCACATCAAATTCAACACCAAAGTTGCTGGTATTGACTATGAGGGCCCCCCTGATGAAGAGATGCGATCTTGGAGTTTATGGGGTGGCACTGGTGAGCCCTTTAGCTCCAAAGGGAAATGGAAGGTCATCGTGGAAGACTTGGAAAGCCTTTCAACTGAG ATTTACCTAGTGGACTTTGTAATCATTTGTGTGGGGCGGTTCAGTGGTCTGCCAAACATTCCAGAATTCCCCCCAAACAAGGGCCCGGAAGCATTTCGTGGTAAGGTAATACATTCCATGGACTATGCTGCCATGGATAATGAAAAGGCTGCTGAGTTCATCAAAGGCAAACGAGTCATTGTCGTTGGGTTCCAGAAATCTGCTTTGGACATTGCAATGGAGTGCACTTTTGCAAATG GGGTGGAAAATCCATGCACAGTTTTCTACAGGACTGCACACTGGAATGTCCCGGATTATCTTCCCTGGGGATTTCAACTTGGATATATGTATTTTAACCGGTTCTCAGAACTAATGGTTCATAAGCCTGGTGAAGGGCTTCTACTTGGTCTCTTAGCTACAATTCTGGCACCGCTG AGATGgtcatattcaaaatttgttgaaaGTGATATCAAAAGGAAGCTACGTTTAGCAAAGCATGGCATGGTACCCACCCATAGCTTCCTCCATGATATCAGTTCTTGCTTAATCTCAACGGTCCCAGAAAAATTCTATGACAAAgttgaagaaggaaaaatcaaacTGAAAAAGGCTCCCGGCTTTTGTTTCTGTCACAATGGCGTTCTGGTGGAAGGTGAGGCTACACCTGTTGGGGCAGACGTGGTCATCTTGGCCACTGGATTCAAGGGGGAGAAAAAGCTCAGAGACATTTTCGTGTCCCAAACCTTTCAGGACTACATAGCTGGATCACCTGATGCTGCAATGCCACTCTACag GGAGTGCATTCAACCTCATATACCCGAACTAGCTGTGATAGGATTCTCTGAGAGTGTGTCGAATTTGTACATCTCAGAGATGAGATGCCGATGGCTAGCAGAACTTCTTGATGGCACATTCAAGCTGCCTAGCATCAAAGAGATGGAAAAAGATGTGACAAAATGGGATGAATACCGGAAACGATACTCGGGTAAAAACTATCATAGAAAATGCATTGCTGCTCTTCATGTTTGGTATAATGATCAACTCTGCAAAGATATGGGATGGAACCCCAGGCGGAAGAAGGGATTCTTTGCTGAACTTTTTGAGCCTTATGGTCCCTTGGATTATGTCCCCTCTTCAGCTGCCTCTTAG
- the LOC18607417 gene encoding protein DETOXIFICATION 45, chloroplastic yields MMLTSFKGPTISGGLTNRKREWNKINKSTSSHSLLNQTEFCKFRKELGCADGVRNCHLSAVHRNSLLSPLVAHRNSRFPVFRNQLRSDFGVEDVEERLASNEEEDTALLNSTENVNAREVTGTSVDVKRELIMLSLPAIAGQAIDPLAQLMETAYIGRLSSVALASAGVSVSVFNIISKLFNMPLLSVATSFVAEDISKNAVENLLAGERANGKPLDSIAERKQLSSVSTALVLAVLIGIFEALVLSLGSGLFLNFMGVPSTSDMHAPAQQFLSLRALGAPAVVVSLALQGIFRGFKDTKTPVFCLGVGNLLAIFFFPLFMYGFGMGVTGAALSTVLSQYIVAFLMIRYLNKRVVLMPPKMGALQFDTYIKSGGFLIGRTLAVLITMTLGTSMAARQGSLSMAAHQICMQVWLAVSLLTDALAASGQALIASSLSKGELKTVKEITNFVLKIGFVTGVSLAAILGVSFGSLATLFTQDTEVLGIVKTGILFVSASQPINALAFIFDGLHYGISDFPYAACSMMLVGAMSSAFLLFAPTVLGLRGIWLGMTLFMGLRMTAGFVRILSKTGPWWFLHRDFERAEFSVCS; encoded by the exons ATGATGCTTACAAGTTTCAAAGGTCCTACAATTTCTGGAGGATTGACAAATAGGAAGAGGGAATGGAACAAGATAAACAAGTCTACAAGCTCTCATTCTTTATTAAACCAAACtgaattttgtaaatttaggAAGGAATTGGGCTGCGCAGATGGTGTGCGAAACTGCCATTTATCTGCAGTACATAGAAATTCGTTGTTGTCACCTTTAGTGGCACATAGAAATTCCCGTTTTCCGGTGTTTCGCAATCAGTTAAGGTCTGACTTTGGTGTGGAAGATGTGGAGGAGAGACTTGCGTCGAACGAAGAAGAGGATACTGCCCTGTTAAATTCAACTGAAAATGTCAATGCCCG TGAAGTGACAGGAACATCGGTGGATGTCAAGAGGGAACTTATTATGCTTTCTCTGCCTGCGATTGCTGGACAGGCTATTGATCCCTTAGCACAGCTGATGGAGACAGCATACATTGGAAGATTAA GTTCTGTGGCATTGGCTTCAGCTGGTGTTTCCGTATCAGTGTTTAACATAATATCAAAGTTGTTTAATATGCCCCTCCTCAGTGTTGCTACTTCCTTTGTTGCTGAAGACATCTCAAAGAACGCAGTTGAAAATTTGTTAGCAG GGGAGCGTGCTAATGGTAAGCCTCTGGATAGTATAGCTGAAAGAAAGCAATTATCCTCAGTGTCTACAGCTTTAGTTCTAGCAGTTTTGATTGGCATCTTTGAGGCCTTGGTATTGTCTTTGGGATCTGGactatttcttaatttcatggGAGTACCCTCT ACATCAGATATGCATGCTCCAGCACAgcaatttctttctcttagaGCTCTTGGTGCTCCTGCTGTGGTAGTCTCTTTGGCTCTTCAAGGAATTTTTCGGGGGTTTAAAGATACAAAGACTCCTGTTTTTTGTTTAG GTGTTGGTAATTTATTAGCCATATTCTTTTTCCCCCTATTTATGTATGGCTTCGGAATGGGTGTGACTGGAGCAGCTCTCTCCACTGTTTTATCTCA gTACATTGTTGCCTTTTTGATGATCAGGTATTTAAACAAGAGAGTTGTATTAATGCCTCCAAAGATGGGGGCATTGCAATTTGATACCTACATAAAATCTG GTGGTTTTCTTATAGGAAGAACTCTTGCAGTGCTAATAACAATGACACTGGGGACTTCTATGGCTGCTCGTCAAGGTTCATTGTCTATGGCTGCACATCAGATATGCATGCAAGTATGGCTGGCTGTATCTCTTCTTACTGATGCACTTGCAGCATCTGGTCAG GCCTTGATTGCAAGTTCTCTATCTAAAGGTGAATTAAAGACTGTGAAGGAAATTACGAACTTTGTGTTGAAG ATAGGGTTTGTCACAGGTGTTTCATTGGCTGCAATCTTGGGTGTATCCTTTGGTTCTTTGGCCACCTTGTTCACCCAAGATACTGAAGTTCTAGGAATTGTTAAAACTGGGATACTG TTCGTCAGTGCTAGTCAACCAATAAATGCTTTAGcatttatatttgatggtCTCCATTATGGTATCTCAGACTTCCCATATGCAGCTTGTTCCATG ATGTTGGTGGGTGCGATGTCTTCTGCATTTTTGCTCTTTGCTCCTACAGTTCTTGGTCTTCGAGGAATTTGGTTGGGCATGACTCTCTTTATGGGTCTGCGAATGACAGCAGGATTTGTCAG aATACTATCAAAAACGGGGCCTTGGTGGTTCCTGCATAGGGACTTTGAGAGAGCTGAGTTCAGTGTATGTTCATAA
- the LOC18607418 gene encoding lysM domain-containing GPI-anchored protein 2, with translation MGFAFAKLFLLLLPLLSSLTLEHSAAQGFNCSSPRSCRALVGYVTVNNTDLGTIQSLFNVKNFRSILGANGLSLSTPRTHNISAQQVIKIPINCVCYNDTGTSSGAPIYEVKEGDFLFHIAAEIFSRLVTFQQITEANGIGNSSLIMPGQKLKIPLPCSCDDVNGEKVVHYAHIVKLGSTLEGIASEFGTDEGTLRRVNNITADNQLIADQPIDVPLKACNSPIRSDSLDFPLLAANGTYVFTANGCVRCTCDAAVNNSTLRCEPSQNKPSRWETCPSMQCEASDGLSLGNSTTSGCNRTTCSYAGYNNSTIFTTLEQDSTCSSTTPSNDVTRISLNWDFLCILILLCFHLFQ, from the exons ATGGGTTTTGCTTTTGCTAAgctgtttcttcttctccttccgTTGCTCTCATCTCTGACTCTAGAGCACTCCGCGGCTCAAGGCTTCAACTGTAGCTCCCCGAGATCATGTCGTGCCCTGGTCGGCTACGTCACCGTCAACAACACCGACCTCGGCACCATTCAATCTCTTTTCAACGTCAAGAACTTCCGGAGTATCCTCGGAGCTAACGGCTTATCTCTCTCTACTCCACGCACCCACAACATATCTGCACAACAAGTCATCAAAATCCCCATCAACTGCGTTTGCTACAACGACACCGGAACTTCCAGCGGCGCTCCAATCTACGAGGTGAAAGAAGGTGACTTTCTCTTCCACATAGCAGCTGAGATTTTCTCGAGGTTAGTGACGTTCCAGCAAATTACGGAAGCCAATGGGATTGGGAATTCCAGTTTGATAATGCCCGGGCAGAAGCTGAAAATCCCGTTACCGTGTAGCTGTGATGACGTGAACGGCGAGAAAGTGGTGCATTATGCACATATTGTGAAGTTAGGGAGTACCTTGGAGGGGATTGCTAGTGAGTTTGGAACTGATGAAGGGACTTTGCGTAGGGTTAATAACATCACCGCCGATAATCAGTTAATAGCTGACCAACCGATCGATGTTCCTCTCAAAG CCTGCAACTCACCAATAAGAAGTGACTCGTTGGACTTTCCTTTACTTGCTGCTAATGGAACATACGTCTTCACTGCTAATGGTTGTGTGAGGTGCACATGTGATGCTGCTGTTAACAACTCGAC ATTACGTTGTGAACCATCCCAGAATAAACCATCCAGGTGGGAGACGTGCCCATCTATGCAATGTGAAGCTTCAGATGGTTTATCCCTTGGCAATAGTACCACTTCTGGTTGCAATCGCACAACCTGTTCCTATGCTGGATATAACAACTCAACCATCTTCACAACCCTTGAACAGGACTCCACTTGTTCAT CAACTACTCCAAGCAATGATGTTACAAGGATCAGTTTGAATTGGGACTTTCTATGCATCTTGATCTTGCTTTGCTTTCATCTCTTCCAGTAA